In Vigna radiata var. radiata cultivar VC1973A chromosome 3, Vradiata_ver6, whole genome shotgun sequence, the following proteins share a genomic window:
- the LOC106756881 gene encoding protein NRT1/ PTR FAMILY 5.2-like yields the protein MAVIEEKGPANGNEDYTQDGTVDLKGRPVLRTETGKWKACSFIVGYEVFERMAFYGIQSNLVIYLTRKLHEGTVKSSNDVSNWVGSVWMMPLAGAYIADAYLGRYKTFIIASCIYVVGMCLLTLAVSVPALRPPQCDEGENCPEASSLQYGVFFLALYIIAVGTGGTKPNISTMGADQFDEFEPKERRYKLSFFNWWFFSIFFGTLFANTFLVFIQERVGWTIGYGLPTLGLAVSVLVFLGGTPFYRHKLPSGSPITRMLQVYVAAVKKWKLRVPDDPKELHELSIEQYASSGRNRIDRSSSLSFLDKASIKNGQTSSWRLCTVTQVEETKQMTKLIPVLLTTIIPSTLIVQASTLFVKQGTTLDRRMGPHFHIPPACLNAFVTIAMLITVVLYDRVFVPVIRRYTKNPRGITMLQRLGIGLVLHCIIMVIACFIERKRLRVARENHLFHAKDTIPLTIFILLPQYALGGVADNFVEVAKMELFYDQAPDGMKSLATSYFTTTIGIGSFLSSFLLSTVADITKRNGHRGWILDNLNISRLDYYYAFMAVLSFLNLLCFLVVAKFFVYNVDVTQTKPSFEMNSASPQPQNSTGVNQSTPQTDGKF from the exons ATGGCAGTGATAGAAGAAAAAGGCCCTGCAAATGGGAACGAAGATTACACTCAAGATGGCACAGTAGACCTAAAGGGTAGACCCGTTTTGAGAACAGAGACGGGAAAATGGAAAGCTTGTTCCTTTATAGTTG GGTATGAAGTGTTTGAGAGGATGGCTTTCTACGGGATACAATCAAACCTAGTGATATATCTAACAAGGAAGCTCCATGAAGGCACTGTGAAATCTTCGAACGATGTTAGCAACTGGGTGGGTTCAGTGTGGATGATGCCACTGGCAGGAGCTTACATAGCAGATGCTTATCTTGGCagatataaaacttttataattgCCTCGTGTATTTATGTTGTG GGAATGTGTCTGTTGACACTGGCAGTTTCAGTACCAGCACTGAGGCCACCACAATGTGATGAAGGCGAGAATTGCCCAGAGGCATCGTCATTGCAATATGGTGTTTTCTTCTTGGCCCTTTATATCATTGCAGTAGGCACAGGAGGGACGAAGCCTAACATTTCGACCATGGGAGCAGACCAATTTGACGAGTTTGAACCCAAAGAGAGAAGATATAAGCTCTCCTTCTTCAATTGGTGGTTTTTTAGCATTTTCTTTGGCACCCTTTTCGCCAACACTTTCTTGGTTTTCATACAAGAACGTGTGGGTTGGACCATTGGATATGGCCTTCCCACCCTTGGCCTTGCTGTTTCAGTATTGGTGTTTCTGGGAGGAACTCCATTTTACAGACACAAACTGCCTTCAGGTAGCCCAATAACAAGGATGCTTCAGGTCTATGTTGCTGCTGTGAAAAAGTGGAAGCTACGTGTCCCAGATGATCCAAAAGAGCTACATGAACTGAGCATTGAACAGTATGCAAGTAGTGGGAGAAACAGAATTGATCGGAGCTCTTCATTGAG TTTTCTTGACAAGGCCTCTATAAAGAATGGTCAAACATCATCATGGAGACTTTGTACTGTGACACAAGTAGAGGAAACCAAGCAAATGACAAAACTGATTCCTGTTTTGCTGACAACGATTATCCCAAGCACCTTGATAGTTCAAGCGAGCACTCTCTTTGTCAAACAAGGCACCACTCTAGACAGGAGAATGGGACCCCATTTTCATATTCCCCCGGCATGCCTAAATGCATTTGTAACTATCGCCATGCTGATAACCGTTGTTCTATATGACCGTGTTTTTGTTCCTGTAATTCGGCGCTACACAAAGAACCCAAGGGGGATCACAATGCTGCAGAGACTTGGTATTGGGCTTGTGCTACATTGCATCATAATGGTGATTGCATGCTTTATTGAAAGAAAGAGACTGAGGGTGGCAAGAGAAAACCACCTCTTTCACGCGAAAGATACGATTCCTCTCACTATTTTCATTCTACTCCCTCAGTATGCTTTGGGAGGGGTTGCTGATAACTTTGTGGAAGTAGCCAAGATGGAGTTATTCTATGATCAAGCACCAGATGGCATGAAAAGTCTCGCAACATCATATTTCACAACCACCATAGGTATCGGAAGCTTTCTCAGCAGTTTTCTTCTGTCAACTGTTGCTGATATCACAAAGAGAAATGGCCACAGAGGTTGGATTTTGGACAATCTAAACATCTCCCGTTTAGATTACTATTATGCATTCATGGCCGTACTCAGCTTCCTCAACTTGCTCTGCTTTTTGGTTGTTGCCAAGTTCTTTGTCTATAATGTCGATGTAACACAAACCAAACCGAGCTTCGAGATGAACTCTGCATCGCCGCAGCCACAGAACAGTACTGGAGTAAACCAAAGTACCCCACAAACAGATGGCAAATTCTAG